In Meleagris gallopavo isolate NT-WF06-2002-E0010 breed Aviagen turkey brand Nicholas breeding stock chromosome 6, Turkey_5.1, whole genome shotgun sequence, the genomic stretch GAGGTGCATAAGAGAACAGAAGGATTCTTGGCTGACCTGGAGAGCAGAGCACCCGCTGCGCCAGCTTGTTTGTCGTGCTGAAACAAAGCTCAAAAGGGAAAATCTTGCTGAAGTGGGAGAAAAAGGCAGTTCTGTACAAGCTCAGATAGGTGTAGAATAGCCTGAGTCAGGTTAGTGTggaaactgagaaaaacaacaactctGACCTAGTGAAGAGGAGTCATCAGAGCAAAGATTGGTGTAATTTTGCAGAGAGTAAAATCTTTTCAGCATCTGCGGTGAGAAATGGAATTGGAGTTGCAAGAAcctctccttccttccaaaCCTCCCTCCATGAAGGCTTTTAGAAGATATAAATATGAGCTGGTGCAGCAGATCCTATGTAGGGTGAAAGGAGATGAAGTTTTGGTACAGGTGACTGGCTTTCTGCATATGGAACTGTAATGCCATCACAGTGGTTATTAGGAGGCTGAAAACCAAATTCACAAGTTCAAAAGACATAGAGTGTTCTTTGCAGACTGAAATTGTCTTTCAGCCCTcaggctggcagagctgtgcaacAGGGAATCATCTGGACTGTGTGATTGGTGGTGGATGGTGCTGACCTGcccttctactttttttcctctccttttagGTGGGGGACCATAAATTCAGCGCTCACCGGATCGTTCTGGCAGCTTCCATCCCCTACTTCCATGCCATGTTCACCAACGACATGATGGAGTGCAAGCAGGATGAGATCGTCATGCAGGGGATGGACCCCAGGTAAATTCCCCAGGCACCTGTGCGGGATAACGAGTCCTTTGCAGGACTTAGTGTTGTGTGTGCAAGGCTTGAAAGCCTGCCCTCCATGAACTGCACTAGGAAGGGTTTTCTGGAGGGATTttcaaggaggttgtggatgccccatccctgcaggcattcaaggccaggctggatgtggctctgggcagcctgggctgctggttggtgaccctgcacatagcagggggttggaactagatgatcactgtggtccttttcaacccaggccattttatgattccgTTAGTAGTGCCCTGTTTCAGGTTAATTGAATTCAGTAGATTTCCCACTCTTTCTCCCCGTTGTTCAGCGCACTTGAGGCTCTGATCAACTTTGCCTACAACGGACACCTGGCGATTGATCAGCAGAACGTGCAGTCTTTGCTGATGGGAGCcagcttcctgcagctgcagaacatCAAGGATGCCTGCTGCACCTTCCTCAGAGAGAGGTAAGGGGCTGCCAGTTAACGTGCTCACTGCTTGTCTTCTGCAGTAGAACTCACTTCTGTGGCTTGGGTTAAGCCAACATGATAAGAAGGTCTCCATCCCCTGAGGCTCGCTGTTCTCCTTGTCTTTTAAATACATTGTTTGCAAGATGCTGCATCTGGGGGCAGTATAAGGCCTTGGCCAGCTGTGGGAATTATTATCTACAGCAAAACTGAGTGAACATTTCCCTTGTTCAGGATTAGCCAGGTACCCAGCACAATGCTGCCTCTCCATTAACAAACCCATCCTCCCAGCAGTTCCCCTTCGTGCTGCTGACTGTATGGGAGGGGAGGAACAAACAGACCCAGAGTTGGATAGGAAGCAGTGGCAGAGTTAATTGATTCCAGTTTTTCCAGTCCTCTAGCTGATGTTTGGCTGTAAGATCATTCCAGCAGCATGATctggaaagcaaaaagcaggGTTATTCCTTGGAAACATACCACATAGCTTCAGGCTGTGCCAGGAACCTGATGTGCTTTGCTTCCCCTTCGCTCCTCAGCCTGatttctctgcagctgctctttgTATTCCATGGTGGGAGATTAAACACACGTACTGAATGCAGTGTCTCCTCTAGTTGTTACATCACTTTTAAATAGAATGAAAACTATGGATTGAGGAGAAAAAACTGTTTCCTCTGTTTCAGGATGTTCCAATTTACTGTTCCATGTGAATCCcgagtttttgtttgttgaaaaTGAGGTTATATGAGATTGTAGagtattcatttttctttcgAAACCATTTTACATGGGGTTGTGGATGTGACAAAGTTGGAAAGAGGTGGGTAGTGTTGATTTGGGAGCCTCTGCTAGCTTTAGATCAAGATCTAAGCTAATCAAGGTTGTTTGGTTTGCCGGAAGTTTGGCTGCCACACTTCTCCCAGATCTGGAGCAATGGAGTATTCTGAGTTAAGTCCTGGCTTTGAGTGCTTGGCTGTCACTCAGTAACAGGAAAACTGATGTACTCTGTCCAttcagaagagctggagcaTGCACACCACGCTCTCTTTCTTATGTGGGAACATGACTGGGATATTTCACGTGCACTGTGCTGTAAGCAGGCCCTCTCTGGCTGTTGTCTCAGTTCCCAGGGGCAGAGCTAGAATGAACACTGCTGTGAGATGCATTCTGCCCCCCACATAAAAACTGTGTGAGCTCAGCCTGAGGGTCTGCGTAAGTGTAATCTGGGTCCAGAGTAATTAAAGTGTCAAAGAGGAATGCAAAAGCGTGAGCTTTGGACCCGCATAGATTGGAGTTCATGGGAATGCAAGAGGCAGAGCTTTGTAGAGTAGCTGTGTGAGCTTTGAGGGTCATCCTAGTGTGAAAGTTCCCCTCCATCAGCACTGTGCATTGCTTTTAGGGCACTAATTTAAATCAGGGCATTTGCCCCAGAGCGAGTACAAGTGGTTTCACATCCTTGCCTGCATCTGGACACCACTGCCAATAGCTGGGCCCAAATGTTTCCCCATGTGAACAGCACGTGCTTCAGTATCTGTCGATCAGTGCCACAAAGCATCACAACTGGTGGCTCTTCTTGAGCAATGACATGCCAGTGCTGGGCAGGGCTCCTCGTTGGGATAGAAGTGTCCAAGTCACATTGCTGCCTCTGTAGAGCACCTGCTTGTGGTGAGTATCACCTTCTCCAGTTGTTTATGCTGCTGAACAGCTCTATGGAGCTGTTTTTGCTCCAAACTCTAGCAGTGCTTCTCACCATGTAATCTCCAGCTGCTAAGGCATCTCTGGTGAGAAAACCTCCTTCACAtcaggaaatggctttaagagGATGTAACAGGTGCTGTTCTGTTGTATGCATACCTACAATCAATACCTGGTTACACTTTTTGTGCTCGAATGCTGCTTTGTCCAGCAGTTACAGAGGTACACAGCCTAGGAGGCAGAGATGTGGGGGAGGGATTGCTGGGCATGGCCTCACGCTTCCCCCAAACTGACAACCCATGGCCTtagagcagagccagcagcctCCCCAGTGCTTTCCCAGGGGAGATTTTAGGTCGTGGTTTCTATCCTTTGGGTCTGCTTGCAATGCTGCCCTGAACCCATCTGCTATTTTGTCATCGTTCTGTTAAACTGACATTACTTTTGCTCTCCCTCCCCTTGCCAGGCTTCACCCAAAGAACTGCCTGGGTGTGCGGCAGTTTGCGGAGACGATGATGTGCGCAGTGCTCTACGATGCTGCCAACAGCTTCATTCACCAGCACTTCGTGGAGGTGTCCATGTCTGAGGAGTTCCTGGCTCTGCCTTTTGAGGACGTCCTGGAGCTCGTTTCTCGGGATGAGCTCAATGTGAAGTCTGAAGAGCAGGTATGTGTGTGGGTAcagctctcagcagagctgcttgttTCCTTGGAGGATGAGGCTGAGGGTATAAGCAAAAAGAGCCTCCTTCCAGCCCAGGACTTCTCTGGAGCATTTTATAGTGAATATTCCACTGAATTTGCCATCAAGAAGCTCCTCTGGACAGGCTGAGCCACTCTGGGATGTTTCAGCATCGTTGTGAATTTGTCAGTGTAGGAGAAACAGAGCCTGTTCTTGAGCCAGAAAACCTGTCCTGCTCCTTCTGAGGAGGTGACTACAAAGCAGTTCTACCACTGCCTCCCTGTAGGATAAGAGAGGGCTTCTTTCATGGATCTGTTTGAAGTTGCCCAGCAGACAACCCAGTTTAGGTTTTAACTGGGAGAGTCCTGTGATTCAAGAGTGTGTGTCTCCAGGAAACCAGGCTCCCTTTGTAGACTCAAGTCAGGAACACAATGCATCTTACTGCAAAGTAGCCTTCCAAAACAGGGCAGATGAATGGTATTAGGATGAGATCTGTGTCTCCAGTGATTGTGGAAGGAGCCTAGAGAGACCAGCTCAGTGTTTCACAGGGGTAGATAGCTGTTACTGCAGACTAAGTCAAGGCAAGGCTGGCACTGCCAAAACCATGCTGCAGGAGAGTTCTCTGGTGCAGCTTAAGAGCATCACTGTTCTCTCTTTAAATTGTCGTCTGAGATGAGGAGAAGATCACTATCAATACATGGTTTCTTTTCCATCAGACAACTGACAGCAGGAGAAACttgagaaaaaagcaacaaacaaaaccaacttcAACTTCCCTTGCCTCTATTCTGGCAGGTGTTTGAAGCTGCACTAGCATGGATACGCTATGAACGAGACCAGAGAGAGCTGTTCCTGCCTGAGCTCCTCTCCAAAATCCGTCTGCCCCTTTGTAGGCCTCAGTTTCTCACTGACAGAGTGCAACAAGACGACCTGGTGCGCTGCTGCCACAAATGCAGGTGAGGCCTGGACATGAGGTTTGAGGACCTTAGGGTGGATAGTGGCAGGAGTGTGCTTTAGCAGTCTTGGAGTCTGAAATTCTCTCTGTAGAATCACgtaggttggaaaagacctttgagatccccaagtccaaccattgacgcatccccaccatgtccactggAATACATCTCCACATGTCCACAGTTCTTgaacctccagggacagtgactacACCACTGGGCACCTActgtccctgggcagcctgtgccactgcattaccactcttttagagaagaaatttgCTAATGTGAGACAGAATACCTACCTCACATAGCAAAATGCAAAGCACTCTCCCCGTTTTTAACCTGGCAGCAGGACTGTGTTGTACTCTGAAAGAATTGGCTGTGGTAGCAGAAAATCAGTTGCCTAAACCTGAGTTAAGACAGTCGGTTTTCATCACAGGGGGAACCAGGATCCACCAAACTCTTTAAATATCTCACTTTGGTTTCAGAGATCTAGTGGATGAAGCAAAAGATTATCACCTCATGCCAGAACGTCGACCCCACCTCCCAGCATTCAAGACCCGTCCTCGGTGCTGTACGTCGATTGCAGGGCTGATTTATGCTGTTGGAGGACTTAACTCAGCAGGTACCTTGCACATCCTCTCCCCACTGTGAAGAGAGTTATGTAGTTTGCTGAGTAGGACTATGGAATCATGAAGATCCCATTTCGCCCTCATACAAAGATAGAATTGTTAACGCTGGAAATGATCACTAATATCTCCAAGTgcaaccccagcccatccccaccatgcccactggccacatctctcagtgccacatcttcacagctctggaacacctccagggatggaaaccccaccacttccctggccagtctgttccaatgcctgtccactcttttggagaagaattttttcctaatatccaacctcacGTGAAGCATTGGAGAGTTTTCTCCTTGCTGTGCAGGTCTCTGGCCTGTAATGCTCAAGATGGCTGTACCTATAGTTTAACATCTTCCCTCTAGAAATTCTGTCTTTGTCAGGCTGAGGACAGCTGTTCTGTTGTATCTCAAAAACCAATGTATTGAGAAGGTTGTCCATGCCCATAACATCTTGTAGAACTTGGAAATACTAGGCTGAAGCTGATGGAATTGCAGGATCACAGCTGCAGACGCAGTGCACTTGTATGACACCACTCCAATTATGATAGGGggcaaaaaaatattaaacagtcTGCTTGGGAAATGTCCACTGGGGTTTTAAAGATCTGCCAAAGAATGGCTCGCTGAGGTAGGATCTCTGTAATGGCTCCATGCTGGGCACTGCCTTATGGGATGGCTGTTCTTCCTTCACACCACAACGTGGGTGACTTAAAGAGAAGCTGTATctccagaaagcagaaacaCCAACGGATGTGGCATAGTGTAGGTCTCTGCTGCCCCTTCGAGGCTACAGAAGGCCCCACTTGCTCAGCCCAGGACTCATCAAGCCTTGTTGCACAGAGCAGGCAGGGTTTGCACCACTGCAGTCCTTTTAGCATCgcagagcacagctgaattTTCCACAGCAGCCCGTTACCACCGTGCTGCAGAGGCTGAAGAACGGGTCTCCCCCTTTTAATGTGAGTAGCAAATTTTTATGCAGGTGACTCCCTGAACGTGGTGGAAGTCTTTGACCCCATTGCCAACCGTTGGGAGAAGTGCCAGCCGATGACGACGGCACGGAGCCGCGTTGGTGTGGCTGTGGTGAATGGGCTGCTCTACGCCATCGGGGGGTACGACGGGCA encodes the following:
- the KLHL18 gene encoding kelch-like protein 18 isoform X2 — encoded protein: MLEAAAAAEPELDPEDLVHFSVGDLPSRGYGVMGEIRRQGKLCDVTLKVGDHKFSAHRIVLAASIPYFHAMFTNDMMECKQDEIVMQGMDPSALEALINFAYNGHLAIDQQNVQSLLMGASFLQLQNIKDACCTFLRERLHPKNCLGVRQFAETMMCAVLYDAANSFIHQHFVEVSMSEEFLALPFEDVLELVSRDELNVKSEEQVFEAALAWIRYERDQRELFLPELLSKIRLPLCRPQFLTDRVQQDDLVRCCHKCRDLVDEAKDYHLMPERRPHLPAFKTRPRCCTSIAGLIYAVGGLNSAGDSLNVVEVFDPIANRWEKCQPMTTARSRVGVAVVNGLLYAIGGYDGQLRLSTVEVYNPETDSWSKVESMNSKRSAMGTVVLDGQIYVCGGYDGNSSLNSVESYSPETNKWTVVTPMSSNRSAAGVTVFEGRIYVSGGHDGLQIFNSVEYYNQHTATWHPVASMLNKRCRHGAASLGSKMFVCGGYDGSAFLSIAEVYSSVADQWYLIVPMNTRRSRVSLVANCGRLYAVGGYDGQSNLSSVEMYDPETNRWTFMAPMVCHEGGVGVGCIPLLTI
- the KLHL18 gene encoding kelch-like protein 18 isoform X1, producing MLEAAAAAEPELDPEDLVHFSVGDLPSRGYGVMGEIRRQGKLCDVTLKVGDHKFSAHRIVLAASIPYFHAMFTNDMMECKQDEIVMQGMDPSALEALINFAYNGHLAIDQQNVQSLLMGASFLQLQNIKDACCTFLRERLHPKNCLGVRQFAETMMCAVLYDAANSFIHQHFVEVSMSEEFLALPFEDVLELVSRDELNVKSEEQVFEAALAWIRYERDQRELFLPELLSKIRLPLCRPQFLTDRVQQDDLVRCCHKCRDLVDEAKDYHLMPERRPHLPAFKTRPRCCTSIAGLIYAVGGLNSAANFYAGDSLNVVEVFDPIANRWEKCQPMTTARSRVGVAVVNGLLYAIGGYDGQLRLSTVEVYNPETDSWSKVESMNSKRSAMGTVVLDGQIYVCGGYDGNSSLNSVESYSPETNKWTVVTPMSSNRSAAGVTVFEGRIYVSGGHDGLQIFNSVEYYNQHTATWHPVASMLNKRCRHGAASLGSKMFVCGGYDGSAFLSIAEVYSSVADQWYLIVPMNTRRSRVSLVANCGRLYAVGGYDGQSNLSSVEMYDPETNRWTFMAPMVCHEGGVGVGCIPLLTI
- the KLHL18 gene encoding kelch-like protein 18 isoform X3; this translates as MELELQEPLLPSKPPSMKAFRRYKYELVQQILCRVKGDEVLVQVGDHKFSAHRIVLAASIPYFHAMFTNDMMECKQDEIVMQGMDPSALEALINFAYNGHLAIDQQNVQSLLMGASFLQLQNIKDACCTFLRERLHPKNCLGVRQFAETMMCAVLYDAANSFIHQHFVEVSMSEEFLALPFEDVLELVSRDELNVKSEEQVFEAALAWIRYERDQRELFLPELLSKIRLPLCRPQFLTDRVQQDDLVRCCHKCRDLVDEAKDYHLMPERRPHLPAFKTRPRCCTSIAGLIYAVGGLNSAANFYAGDSLNVVEVFDPIANRWEKCQPMTTARSRVGVAVVNGLLYAIGGYDGQLRLSTVEVYNPETDSWSKVESMNSKRSAMGTVVLDGQIYVCGGYDGNSSLNSVESYSPETNKWTVVTPMSSNRSAAGVTVFEGRIYVSGGHDGLQIFNSVEYYNQHTATWHPVASMLNKRCRHGAASLGSKMFVCGGYDGSAFLSIAEVYSSVADQWYLIVPMNTRRSRVSLVANCGRLYAVGGYDGQSNLSSVEMYDPETNRWTFMAPMVCHEGGVGVGCIPLLTI